From one Rattus norvegicus strain BN/NHsdMcwi chromosome 7, GRCr8, whole genome shotgun sequence genomic stretch:
- the Ube2r2l2 gene encoding ubiquitin-conjugating enzyme E2 R2-like, producing the protein MWHPNIYDNGDVCISILHPPVDDPQSGELPSERWNPPQNVRTIVLSVISLLNEPNTFSPANVDASVMFRKWRDSKGKDKEYAEIIRKQASAMKAEAEKDGVKVPTTLAEDCIKTKVPSNDNSSDLLYDNLYDDDIDNKDEEEEDAECYNDDDSGNEES; encoded by the exons AATGGAGATGTATGCATTTCAATCCTTCATCCGCCTGTAGATGACCCACAGAGTGGAGAGCTGCCCTCTGAAAGGTGGAATCCTCCTCAGAATGTGAG gACTATCGTGCTGAGTGTAATCTCCCTGCTTAATGAGCCCAACACCTTTTCCCCAgccaatgtggatgcttcagtcatgtTCAGGAAATGGAGGGACAGCAAAGGAAAGGACAAGGAGTACGCTGAGATCATTAG GAAACAGGCCTCAGCCATGAAAGCTGAAGCAGAAAAGGATGGAGTGAAGGTCCCCACAACCCTGGCAGAAGACTGCATCAAAACTAAAGTGCCTTCCAATGACAACAGCTCAGATTTGCTTTATGACAACCTGTATGATGACGACATTGATAACAAAgacgaggaagaagaagatgCCGAATGTTATAATGATGATGATTCTGGAAATGAGGAGTCGTGA